The following proteins are encoded in a genomic region of Desulfosporosinus youngiae DSM 17734:
- a CDS encoding glycosyltransferase family 2 protein, with translation MQRVFEVSGFPWVSVIVPIYNVEKYLPECLDSIVNQTLKNMEIILVDDGTPDKCGIICDEYAERDSRIIVIHQPNSGVSAARNKGLVKARGDYVIFFDSDDIVPKEACEALYKEAIQTSADVVLGDCTYMFAGTEHRHRTFKSPFVTEERRFIDDIVRMIMYRTYNPAKPDNSTLIGLGAPWQKLVGRELLVNRAICFESRVKGVRDVDSRMLTPYHQAIYYAGKTQSAFVVWVVFETIAAVKAIRAKKRRTQYFE, from the coding sequence ATGCAAAGGGTTTTTGAAGTATCCGGATTTCCTTGGGTTAGCGTAATTGTGCCTATTTACAATGTTGAAAAGTATCTGCCGGAATGTCTGGATAGCATTGTCAACCAGACATTGAAAAACATGGAGATTATACTTGTAGATGATGGAACTCCTGACAAGTGCGGAATAATCTGCGATGAATATGCTGAAAGAGACAGCCGGATTATTGTTATACATCAGCCGAACAGCGGGGTGTCTGCCGCCAGGAACAAAGGACTTGTGAAAGCGAGGGGAGACTATGTAATCTTCTTTGATTCTGACGATATTGTGCCGAAGGAAGCGTGCGAAGCTTTATATAAGGAAGCTATACAAACATCCGCAGATGTGGTATTGGGGGATTGCACGTATATGTTTGCAGGTACGGAACATAGGCATAGAACTTTCAAATCGCCATTTGTAACGGAAGAGCGCCGCTTCATCGACGATATTGTGAGAATGATAATGTACCGTACATATAACCCCGCTAAACCTGATAATAGTACCCTAATAGGGCTTGGTGCGCCGTGGCAGAAATTAGTGGGCAGGGAGCTGTTGGTTAACCGCGCCATTTGTTTTGAATCCAGGGTAAAGGGTGTACGAGATGTCGATAGTCGTATGTTAACACCTTACCATCAGGCGATTTATTATGCCGGTAAAACGCAGTCCGCTTTTGTGGTGTGGGTGGTATTTGAAACGATAGCGGCAGTCAAAGCGATTCGTGCGAAGAAAAGACGAACACAATATTTTGAGTAA